One window of Henckelia pumila isolate YLH828 unplaced genomic scaffold, ASM3356847v2 CTG_525:::fragment_3, whole genome shotgun sequence genomic DNA carries:
- the LOC140873169 gene encoding CDPK-related kinase 7-like, with translation MGLCHGKPVEPPQNLSETSIIPGDNHDSTLTSFTGKTPKFPFYSPSPLRSVFKNSPAHSGSVPSTPLRFLKRPFPPPSPAKHIKALLARRHGSVKPNEATIPEGSECEIIGLDKNFGFLKNFNSYYELEDEVGRGHFGYTCAAKGKKGSMKGQDVAVKVIPKSKMTTAIAIEDVRREVKILRALTGHKNLVQFYDAYEDEENVYVVMELCEGGELLDKILARGGKYSEEDAKIVMVQILSVVAYCHLQGVVHRDLKPENFLFTTNDENSTLKAIDFGLSDYVKPDERLNDIVGSAYYVAPEVLHRSYGTEADMWSIGVIAYILLCGSRPFWSRTESGIFRAVLKADPSFDEDPWPSLSSDAVDFVKRLLNKDYRKRLTAAQALCHPWLAGNHTVKIPLDMIVYKLAKAYICSSSLRKTALRALARTLSVPQLNYLREQFQLLGPSKSGFIYPQNFKTTMSKNSTDATKDSRVLDYVNMVSSLQFGKLDFEEFCAAATSVHQLEGMETWEQHARLAYELFEKDGNRPIKIEELAPELGLSPSVPVHVVLQDWIRHSDGKLSFLGFVRLLHGVSSRSYHKA, from the exons ATGGGACTTTGCCATGGAAAACCCGTTGAACCGCCACAAAATCTGTCTGAAACTTCAATAATCCCTGGTGATAACCATGATTCCACACTCACTTCCTTTACTGGGAAAACGCCCAAATTCCCATTCTACAGCCCGAGTCCACTTCGTAGTGTATTCAAGAATTCCCCTGCGCATTCTGGTAGTGTTCCTTCAACTCCTCTGCGCTTCCTCAAGCGTCCATTTCCACCTCCATCGCCAGCTAAGCACATTAAAGCCTTGCTTGCAAGAAGGCATGGCTCTGTGAAGCCAAATGAGGCCACCATACCAGAGGGTAGTGAGTGTGAGATCATTGGATTAGACAAGAATTTTGGGTTCTTGAAGAATTTCAACAGCTACTACGAGCTTGAGGATGAGGTGGGCAGGGGTCATTTTGGTTACACTTGCGCAGCTAAGGGGAAGAAAGGTAGTATGAAAGGGCAGGATGTGGCTGTCAAAGTCATTCCAAAATCCAAG ATGACCACAGCTATCGCCATAGAGGACGTCAGAAGAGAAGTAAAGATACTCCGTGCTCTGACAGGACATAAGAACTTGGTACAATTCTATGATGCgtatgaagatgaagaaaatgTCTATGTTGTCATGGA GCTATGTGAAGGAGGGGAATTACTGGATAAAATTCTCGCTAG GGGTGGCAAATACTCGGAAGAAGATGCTAAAATTGTCATGGTACAGATTTTAAGCGTGGTTGCATATTGTCATCTCCAAGGTGTGGTTCACCGTGACCTAAAACCCGAG AATTTTCTATTCACAACAAATGACGAGAATTCCACATTGAAAGCCATTGACTTTGGATTGTCTGATTATGTAAAGCCAG ATGAACGATTGAATGATATTGTTGGAAGTGCTTACTACGTGGCGCCCGAAGTTTTGCATAGATCATATGGAACGGAAGCCGATATGTGGAGTATCGGTGTAATTGCTTATATTCTTCTTTGCGGAAGCAGACCGTTCTGGTCAAGGACAGAATCTGGAATCTTCCGCGCTGTTCTAAAGGCCGACCCCAGCTTTGATGAAGATCCATGGCCTTCTTTGTCCTCTGATGCCGTAGATTTCGTGAAGAGATTATTGAACAAAGATTACCGGAAAAGGCTAACAGCAGCTCAGGCTCTTT gtCATCCATGGCTGGCTGGCAATCACACTGTGAAGATCCCGCTAGATATGATTGTATATAAGCTAGCAAAAGCTTATATATGTTCCTCTTCTCTGAGAAAGACGGCTTTAAGG GCACTTGCAAGAACGTTGTCAGTACCTCAGTTGAACTATCTAAGGGAACAGTTCCAATTGCTAGGACCAAGTAAAAGTGGATTTATATACCCACAAAACTTTAAAACG ACTATGTCAAAGAACTCCACTGATGCAACGAAGGACTCACGGGTTCTGGATTATGTCAATATG GTGAGTTCTCTTCAATTTGGGAAATTggattttgaagaattttgtgcAGCAGCCACAAGTGTGCATCAGCTGGAAGGAATGGAAACCTGGGAGCAACATGCACGCCTTGCCTATGAATTGTTTGAGAAGGATGGAAACCGGCCGATTAAGATAGAGGAACTTGCCCCG GAGCTTGGACTTAGTCCATCCGTACCTGTGCATGTGGTTCTGCAGGACTGGATTCGACACTCGGATGGAAAGCTCAGTTTCTTGGGGTTCGTCAGACTTCTGCACGGAGTTTCTTCTCGTTCATACCACAAAGCATGA